The DNA sequence GGAGTCGCCGAGGAATTCGAGGCGCTCGTTGTGCGGCCCCTGGCCGTGTTCGTACGCCCAGGAACGATGCGTGAGCGCCAGCGACAAAAGCTCGGGGTCGATATCGACTCCGAGCTTGTCGGTGAGCGCACTGCGCTCAGGTGCGACCTGTGTCACGATCCGCCGGTGCGGGATCAGACGTCGGCGACCTTGCGGCCCTTGTACTCCAGGAACAGCTCCGTGCCCTGCGAGTCGGTGACGACCTTCGCCTGGTGGGGACGCCCGTAGACGACCTTGCCGTTCTCGATGGTCTTGGTCAGCGCGATGGGCGCCGCCTTCCACTGCGCGCGGCGCGAACGGGTGTTGGAGCGGGAGACCTTCCGCTTCGGGGGGTTACCAGCCATGGCTTGCTCTCTTCTGTGTTCGCGACGATGATCCCGGCGCTACGCGCGCGGCTCTTCGTCGTCGTGGTCTGGGGTGAACTGCTCGAGCGCGGCCCAGCGGATGTCGCGGGGATCGCCCTGCTCTGTCCCGGTGCTTCCGGCCAGCCGCTCGCCCGTGACCGGATCGAGGCCGGGGCAATCCGGCTGACACACCGGCTGAAACGGAAGCGACAACACGGCCGCGTCCCTGACCAGAGTTTCAAGATCCACGTGGTCGTCTTGAACCTCGAAGTCAGATGCTTCCTCCCCAGGATACGCGAAAAGCTCCTGAAACTCGACTTCGACGGGTGCGGCGATGTCGATCAGACAGCGACCGCACACTCCGTCGTACTCGGTCTCGAGGCTCCCGCTGGCCAGGATCCCCTCGTGGACGGATTCGAGCCGGACCTCGACCCGCACGTCGCGGCCCGCCGCGACGCTCACCAGTCCCTCGCCCCATTTCTCCGGCGCCGGCGCGTCGATCGTGAACTCGCGCATCTCCCCGGGGTGGT is a window from the Microbacterium lacus genome containing:
- the rpmF gene encoding 50S ribosomal protein L32, which codes for MAGNPPKRKVSRSNTRSRRAQWKAAPIALTKTIENGKVVYGRPHQAKVVTDSQGTELFLEYKGRKVADV
- a CDS encoding YceD family protein, with protein sequence MREFTIDAPAPEKWGEGLVSVAAGRDVRVEVRLESVHEGILASGSLETEYDGVCGRCLIDIAAPVEVEFQELFAYPGEEASDFEVQDDHVDLETLVRDAAVLSLPFQPVCQPDCPGLDPVTGERLAGSTGTEQGDPRDIRWAALEQFTPDHDDEEPRA